One genomic window of Desulfovibrio legallii includes the following:
- a CDS encoding glycosyltransferase family 2 protein, with protein MNAINASTTLSIVIATRNAAGMLCTTLASMAKKTSFSYEILIQDATSTDNTDAIIKKFHTLPIKFASAPDGGIYDAWNKALARRCGEWAIFIGAGDIVCWKNLERCIKIIKKLPQTVDFYITPVKLITNAGRVLTILSPSRSPIKSLPQEMPFPHPGVFHRSSVFCAHDFDQSYRVAGDYDFFCRALKKDNFAMGDTVVTSMLAGGVSGCLESMSISERELLQIAQKHFPASIPWKPFLRLSRSKLYLVIKKLFGTQPANLMADIPRILEGKPRLWSIKEAKNIMQIPCIAPLPRLSLLIATVARRTELDNLLTSLEKQTYKNFHIAIADQNAPGYLDPVLARHALLPIVRIMLPSKGVSLARNALLAHAEGDIIAFPDDDCWYAPDTLESVVAAFHAAPRCGALLGVWTPSPETPRPNLPEGEISRRGLFRLAGTCVQFYRNEAIAGLRFDPILGPGTGLPYGSGEDTDFLLQVSTRTEVHRCASVRVFHPSPKESIPASPKVTAYAAGRMYLLQKHRFPFWFVLANILFPLVRLPIDGARHGRAWAWYRWRMFRERLRSWSAPSP; from the coding sequence ATGAACGCAATAAACGCCAGCACAACACTTTCTATTGTCATTGCTACCCGCAATGCTGCGGGAATGCTGTGTACCACACTTGCCAGCATGGCAAAAAAAACTTCCTTCAGCTATGAAATTCTTATCCAAGACGCTACCTCTACAGACAACACTGATGCCATCATAAAAAAATTCCACACCTTACCCATCAAGTTTGCCAGCGCCCCGGACGGCGGCATTTATGATGCCTGGAACAAAGCTCTGGCCAGACGATGCGGGGAATGGGCGATCTTTATCGGCGCAGGGGACATAGTGTGTTGGAAAAATCTTGAACGTTGCATAAAAATCATAAAAAAACTGCCGCAAACAGTAGACTTCTACATAACCCCTGTAAAACTTATCACGAACGCAGGCCGTGTTCTAACAATTCTCAGCCCTTCGCGCAGTCCGATAAAAAGTTTGCCGCAAGAAATGCCCTTCCCCCATCCTGGCGTTTTTCACCGGAGCAGCGTTTTTTGTGCACACGACTTTGACCAGAGCTATAGGGTGGCTGGCGACTATGATTTCTTTTGCCGTGCCCTCAAAAAAGATAATTTTGCCATGGGGGATACGGTCGTTACCTCCATGCTGGCCGGCGGCGTCAGTGGATGTCTGGAATCCATGTCCATAAGTGAACGCGAGCTGCTCCAGATCGCACAAAAACATTTCCCCGCCTCCATCCCCTGGAAACCATTCCTCCGCTTATCACGCAGCAAGCTCTATCTTGTAATCAAAAAACTTTTTGGCACGCAACCTGCCAATCTCATGGCCGATATCCCGCGGATACTGGAAGGCAAACCCCGACTTTGGAGCATCAAAGAAGCGAAAAATATCATGCAGATCCCCTGTATCGCGCCCCTTCCTCGCCTTTCTTTACTTATTGCCACAGTCGCGCGAAGAACAGAGTTAGACAACCTGCTCACTTCCCTTGAAAAACAGACATATAAAAATTTTCACATCGCAATCGCGGATCAAAACGCGCCTGGATATCTGGACCCTGTATTGGCGCGCCATGCTCTCCTGCCTATTGTCCGCATCATGTTGCCTTCAAAAGGCGTTTCTCTGGCCCGAAACGCATTGCTGGCTCATGCCGAAGGCGACATTATAGCTTTCCCTGATGATGATTGCTGGTATGCGCCTGATACGCTGGAATCAGTTGTTGCCGCATTCCACGCGGCCCCCCGCTGTGGCGCACTGCTTGGCGTTTGGACCCCATCGCCGGAGACACCCCGCCCAAACCTGCCGGAAGGGGAAATCAGCCGGCGCGGCCTTTTCCGGTTGGCCGGAACCTGCGTGCAGTTTTATCGTAACGAGGCGATTGCAGGCCTCCGCTTTGACCCGATACTCGGTCCCGGCACGGGGTTGCCGTACGGAAGCGGTGAAGACACCGATTTTTTGCTGCAGGTCAGCACCCGAACAGAAGTGCACCGTTGCGCCTCTGTCCGGGTATTTCATCCTTCGCCCAAGGAAAGCATACCGGCGTCCCCCAAAGTAACGGCATACGCCGCAGGGCGCATGTACCTCCTGCAAAAGCACAGATTCCCCTTCTGGTTTGTGCTTGCCAATATCTTGTTTCCGCTAGTAAGATTGCCCATTGATGGCGCCCGGCACGGCAGGGCTTGGGCTTGGTATCGGTGGAGGATGTTCAGAGAGCGGCTGCGCAGCTGGTCAGCGCCATCGCCATGA
- a CDS encoding DUF5672 family protein translates to MKHKRIHSYPVIFTTKMPIFQSAVAIIAYTETPTQDELQSLRQCLTVLNRHPLFLVCPQSMAPDIYLAEAQKLGAHLNLAQFKNKYFTSVNTYNRLMLCSEFYRRFEAYEYILLYQLDAWVFYDALERWCAKGYSYIGAPFFNDRGELFPFAGNGGFSLRRIPDFIALLEGTLKPAHWNYAFMKIQLPAKTPFRAQIKQFLHRMEMGVCRLSSKIYCRFMYDHEDFIFSKAFSLAGKSRVPPPQQAAFFSFERRPNLLYTWTEKKLPFGCHAYKKYNSDFWQSHM, encoded by the coding sequence ATGAAGCATAAAAGAATTCACAGCTATCCAGTTATATTTACTACAAAAATGCCTATATTTCAGTCTGCCGTCGCCATTATTGCCTACACAGAGACGCCAACGCAAGACGAATTGCAGTCTTTGCGGCAATGCCTGACGGTATTAAACCGGCATCCCCTGTTTTTAGTGTGCCCTCAGAGCATGGCCCCTGACATTTACCTCGCAGAGGCCCAAAAACTGGGCGCGCACCTAAACTTGGCACAATTTAAAAATAAATACTTTACAAGCGTTAATACCTACAATAGGCTTATGCTCTGCAGCGAGTTTTACCGACGCTTTGAAGCATATGAATATATTTTGTTATACCAACTTGATGCCTGGGTTTTTTACGATGCCTTGGAAAGATGGTGCGCCAAAGGCTACAGCTATATTGGCGCCCCTTTTTTTAATGACCGTGGAGAGCTGTTTCCCTTCGCTGGCAATGGGGGGTTTTCTCTACGCCGCATCCCTGATTTTATCGCATTATTGGAGGGCACGCTAAAGCCTGCGCACTGGAACTATGCTTTTATGAAAATTCAGCTCCCGGCAAAAACGCCATTCAGAGCTCAGATAAAGCAATTTTTGCACCGTATGGAAATGGGGGTATGCAGACTTTCATCAAAAATCTATTGCCGCTTTATGTATGACCATGAAGATTTTATTTTTTCCAAGGCATTTTCCCTTGCCGGGAAAAGCCGTGTCCCGCCGCCCCAGCAGGCCGCTTTTTTTTCATTTGAACGGCGTCCGAACCTTCTCTATACTTGGACAGAAAAAAAACTCCCATTCGGGTGCCATGCGTATAAAAAATATAATAGTGATTTCTGGCAATCACACATGTAG
- a CDS encoding glycosyltransferase, with translation MPFFTIITATYNAAATLPRLLDSLSEQTCRDFELIIQDGASTDDTVAVAESYRDKLPALSLASEPDTGIYDAWNKALGRIRGAWVLFLGADDRLAAADVLENVVAALDAQPTENADGLLFASGGVAVTTAADIPLRYIPSRTIGAVRSLRAAAMPVPFPGLFVRSSLLTLHRFDASLRIAGDYEFLCQTWREDSQSLRLPFLVTNMTTGGLSSQQAYAAFGVKETIDAADRHYGNAWTPKRRRDYRLTRILSALYTFLPHSAPWIHNALRRIRNKSSLPVWQRRHAEPLPLFSPKQVPIFIISFNRLVCLHRLINWLEENGLTNIIIVDNASTYPPLLEYLDSLPYRVVRLPENKGHLAVWQCGLFSDILDHQYFVVTDPDVLPDEACPEDAILCFYNQLMAYPPITKCGFSLRLDDIPFEYPLREPVLEMEGRYWQSPLPDGSGFFAPIDTTFALYRPGIKPDEPRWFKGIRLAPPYVARHLPWYELTADDESRFYTNCIKTQSSFWSAADNATLKKENLALRAKINELEHQVDLLSKSLKNQAVMLCYNSLRSLKKKIFHEKH, from the coding sequence ATGCCCTTCTTCACCATCATCACCGCTACCTATAACGCCGCCGCAACCTTGCCGCGCCTGCTGGACTCTTTGTCCGAGCAAACTTGCCGGGATTTTGAGCTGATCATCCAGGACGGCGCGTCTACGGACGATACCGTGGCGGTAGCAGAATCCTATAGGGACAAGTTGCCCGCCCTTTCCTTGGCTAGTGAGCCGGATACCGGCATCTATGACGCCTGGAATAAGGCCCTGGGCAGGATACGCGGCGCGTGGGTGCTCTTTTTGGGGGCGGACGACAGACTGGCTGCTGCAGATGTTTTGGAAAATGTTGTTGCGGCACTAGACGCGCAACCGACCGAAAATGCAGACGGCCTACTGTTTGCATCCGGCGGCGTCGCCGTCACTACTGCGGCAGACATCCCTCTCCGCTACATACCTAGCAGGACTATAGGCGCTGTTCGCAGTCTGCGTGCCGCAGCCATGCCCGTTCCTTTTCCAGGACTATTTGTGCGTAGCAGTCTTCTTACATTGCACAGATTTGATGCCAGCCTGCGCATTGCTGGCGATTATGAATTTTTGTGTCAGACATGGCGTGAGGATAGTCAAAGCCTTAGGCTGCCCTTTTTAGTGACAAACATGACTACGGGAGGGCTTTCATCACAGCAGGCTTACGCCGCCTTCGGCGTTAAGGAAACAATAGACGCCGCTGACCGTCACTACGGAAATGCCTGGACGCCGAAACGTCGCCGAGACTATCGGCTGACCCGCATTCTGAGCGCGCTGTACACCTTTTTACCGCACTCCGCTCCATGGATACACAATGCCCTGCGGCGAATCAGAAATAAATCTTCGCTACCCGTGTGGCAACGACGCCATGCGGAGCCGCTGCCTCTTTTCTCACCGAAACAAGTCCCCATCTTCATCATTTCCTTTAACCGGCTGGTATGCTTGCATCGTCTTATTAACTGGCTGGAAGAAAACGGCCTGACCAATATTATCATCGTTGATAATGCCTCGACCTATCCCCCGCTGCTGGAGTACTTAGATTCTCTCCCATATCGCGTAGTGCGCTTGCCTGAAAACAAAGGGCATTTGGCCGTATGGCAGTGTGGACTTTTCTCAGATATTTTGGATCACCAATACTTTGTAGTAACAGATCCAGACGTTTTACCAGATGAAGCGTGCCCTGAAGACGCCATCTTATGTTTCTATAACCAATTGATGGCATATCCTCCTATCACCAAGTGTGGGTTTAGCCTGCGTCTCGATGATATTCCCTTTGAATATCCGTTACGAGAGCCGGTATTGGAAATGGAAGGACGCTACTGGCAAAGCCCGCTGCCTGACGGATCGGGTTTTTTCGCGCCGATTGACACAACTTTTGCGCTATACAGACCCGGCATTAAACCTGATGAGCCCAGATGGTTCAAGGGCATTCGACTTGCGCCGCCATACGTGGCCCGGCACTTGCCCTGGTATGAATTGACGGCCGATGATGAATCCCGCTTTTACACAAACTGCATCAAAACCCAATCTTCCTTCTGGAGCGCAGCGGACAACGCCACATTAAAAAAAGAAAATCTGGCCTTACGCGCGAAGATCAATGAATTGGAACACCAAGTTGATCTCCTCTCCAAAAGCCTAAAAAACCAAGCTGTCATGCTGTGCTACAACTCGCTGCGTAGTCTGAAAAAGAAAATTTTTCACGAAAAACATTAA
- a CDS encoding glycosyltransferase family 4 protein, whose product MKILHLNTFESSGGAAIAARRLHTALNQDGRVTSIMGVKERDSDAQNVYALPLYRSKIMNKVLGKTLAKFNDKLLAWHRPSKNIFFSAYIFPNSLATAIENLHPDIIHLHWIAGNFISPTVLQKISKLSIPTVWTLHDTWAFTGGCHYFGDCHKWQTQCNACPNLGHHFPLDIVKMQWGMKKKSYKKLQPTIIGLSHQFTHDIKKSSLLHEYPIATLPNTIDTKIFRPIKKSITKAILGLSPHKKYILFGACAAANDPRKGYDLLSQALQILSSQNRDSVSCLIFGASHANTPPSHQMPVTFLGALHDEITLALAYSAADVFVCPSREENLPNTVMESLACGTPVVGFAVGGIPDMVEHKVNGMLATPHDPQELAAGIAYVLEDQERREAMGRAARRTVEEKYAYPVVAKQYIELYQQLLNRK is encoded by the coding sequence ATGAAAATTCTCCACCTTAATACGTTTGAATCCAGCGGCGGCGCGGCCATTGCAGCACGACGTCTGCACACCGCCTTAAATCAAGATGGCCGCGTCACATCCATAATGGGTGTAAAAGAAAGGGATTCCGACGCTCAGAACGTATATGCTCTCCCTCTTTATAGATCCAAGATTATGAATAAGGTCTTGGGCAAGACTCTGGCCAAATTCAATGATAAGCTCTTGGCATGGCATCGGCCCAGCAAAAACATTTTTTTTTCTGCATACATTTTCCCTAACTCCCTTGCCACAGCTATAGAAAATTTACATCCAGATATCATTCATCTGCATTGGATTGCTGGAAACTTTATCAGTCCAACTGTACTCCAAAAAATTTCCAAGCTATCTATCCCAACAGTGTGGACATTACATGACACGTGGGCCTTTACTGGTGGCTGCCACTATTTTGGAGATTGCCATAAATGGCAAACACAATGCAATGCTTGCCCGAATTTAGGCCACCATTTCCCCCTTGATATTGTGAAAATGCAGTGGGGGATGAAGAAAAAATCTTATAAAAAGCTCCAGCCAACTATAATTGGTCTAAGCCATCAATTTACTCATGATATAAAAAAAAGCAGCCTACTGCACGAATATCCCATCGCGACACTCCCCAACACTATAGATACAAAAATATTTCGTCCCATCAAAAAATCTATTACCAAAGCCATATTAGGGCTTTCCCCGCATAAAAAATATATTCTTTTTGGCGCGTGCGCGGCCGCTAACGATCCACGAAAAGGCTACGACCTTTTATCCCAGGCACTACAAATACTTTCTTCACAGAACCGCGATTCCGTATCCTGCTTGATTTTCGGAGCTTCGCACGCGAATACCCCACCGAGTCACCAGATGCCGGTCACTTTTTTGGGGGCTTTACATGACGAAATAACTCTTGCTCTTGCCTATTCGGCTGCGGACGTCTTTGTCTGCCCGTCACGAGAAGAAAACTTGCCAAACACGGTAATGGAATCCTTAGCTTGCGGCACGCCCGTTGTGGGCTTTGCTGTGGGGGGCATCCCTGATATGGTTGAACACAAGGTTAACGGCATGCTTGCCACACCGCATGACCCGCAGGAACTGGCCGCAGGCATTGCCTACGTTCTGGAAGACCAAGAGCGCCGGGAAGCCATGGGGCGCGCCGCTCGCCGCACGGTTGAAGAAAAGTACGCCTATCCGGTTGTGGCAAAGCAATACATTGAACTGTATCAACAGCTTCTGAACCGTAAGTAA
- a CDS encoding sugar transferase, translated as MTPAPIALFAFNRPDHLRQTLQALAANNLAAESHLTIFCDGPRNAAESDKTNAVRQLAKTAKGFASVTAIERDKNLGCAASVIAGLTQMFNRHERLIVIEDDILTSPHTLRFLNEGLEFYANDKRIFNIAAWSPPLSGFKIPASYPHDIYAIPRFNCWGWASWRDRFEGIDWNVSDYPAFKASRRQRRAFNAGGDDMSPMLDAQMEGKLDTWDIRVDYWRFKNGQLGINPVRSYTTNIGMGSGTHCFNNIDAEKYYNDITKARAMYSFVSDINFNNKILKEYKKTYIPQNSIYHRTRDFIGKKLPPKLKTNIKKYLHLSFK; from the coding sequence ATGACGCCAGCCCCCATTGCCCTCTTTGCCTTTAATCGGCCCGACCATTTGCGCCAAACGCTGCAGGCCCTTGCCGCCAATAATCTGGCCGCCGAAAGCCATCTGACCATCTTTTGCGACGGCCCCCGCAATGCGGCAGAATCAGATAAGACGAACGCAGTGAGGCAGCTGGCAAAAACCGCTAAAGGTTTTGCTTCAGTAACCGCCATCGAAAGAGATAAAAATCTAGGTTGTGCCGCCTCGGTCATTGCTGGACTGACGCAGATGTTCAACCGACATGAGCGCCTGATCGTCATTGAAGATGATATCCTCACGTCCCCCCATACATTGCGTTTCCTCAATGAGGGACTGGAGTTTTACGCAAACGACAAACGAATTTTCAATATTGCTGCATGGTCGCCCCCGTTGTCTGGGTTTAAAATTCCAGCATCATATCCCCATGATATTTATGCTATCCCCCGCTTTAACTGCTGGGGCTGGGCCTCATGGCGCGATCGCTTTGAGGGGATAGATTGGAATGTTTCTGACTACCCAGCATTCAAAGCCTCACGGCGCCAGCGTAGAGCCTTCAACGCTGGGGGGGACGATATGAGCCCTATGCTCGATGCTCAAATGGAGGGCAAACTTGATACTTGGGACATTCGTGTCGACTACTGGCGTTTTAAAAATGGACAACTCGGCATAAACCCCGTACGTTCATATACTACAAATATCGGAATGGGGAGCGGAACACACTGTTTCAACAACATTGATGCAGAAAAGTATTATAACGATATTACAAAAGCAAGGGCAATGTACTCTTTTGTATCAGATATAAATTTTAACAATAAGATATTAAAAGAATACAAAAAAACATACATACCTCAAAACTCTATTTATCATCGCACTAGAGATTTCATTGGGAAAAAACTTCCCCCCAAATTAAAGACTAACATAAAAAAATATTTACATCTTAGCTTTAAATAG
- a CDS encoding capsular polysaccharide export protein, LipB/KpsS family produces MAKILIPALCNASPHQETELEIIEKHLREGDEIYYIQCKRNITNCFLWQYPSEDICIFCQKRFSVGVSLLSQPINILTWPKDSELQLRGNLSFKNTQELKNFSIDGVNIGLCVASTLISEFADENFNTEAHKDIIQDNLYAAHYIYKSFIQIIKKIQPDLVYLFNGRHTTEAPIIMACKEKDIPYYTHEVGHTYFKYRLVYNDLPHATLPIEDECKNIYKRYGHEQALLFAQKNYTLRRSGNTLAGRNFIQQQNPNALPDGFDTRKKNIIFYNSSFFEFAALPGFASISKIYPSEDVALSQVAQDCADDPQIHIYCRMHPNLSGKNTEQISKLRSITNKFPNLTIIPPESSVDSYALMEQAKIIVTFHSTMGAEASFWGKPVIIIGLAAYRHLEGFYRPSSHAELIKLLHSDLSPLPPIGAIKYGLWMQQGGISYKYYTPTTRYSGKFKGVDIDILAKKYLFINKLYKLFIDIFGINGHQAATIARLKLKKNISLTQCRSLLHKLLAK; encoded by the coding sequence ATGGCTAAAATTTTAATCCCTGCCCTCTGCAATGCTTCACCACACCAGGAAACAGAGCTTGAAATTATCGAGAAGCATTTGCGCGAAGGTGATGAAATTTACTATATTCAGTGCAAGCGGAATATAACAAATTGTTTTCTATGGCAATATCCATCTGAAGATATTTGCATTTTCTGCCAAAAAAGATTTTCGGTAGGCGTATCCTTATTAAGCCAGCCTATTAACATTTTAACATGGCCGAAAGATTCAGAATTACAGTTAAGGGGAAATCTCTCTTTCAAAAACACTCAAGAGCTAAAAAATTTTTCCATTGATGGCGTTAATATTGGGCTATGCGTAGCTTCAACACTAATCAGTGAGTTTGCAGACGAAAACTTTAATACTGAAGCCCATAAGGATATCATTCAAGATAATTTGTATGCAGCGCATTATATATATAAATCTTTTATACAAATAATAAAAAAGATACAGCCAGATTTAGTATACCTCTTCAATGGACGGCATACTACAGAGGCACCAATCATAATGGCATGCAAGGAAAAGGATATCCCCTATTATACACACGAGGTTGGACATACATATTTTAAATATCGCTTAGTCTACAACGACCTCCCACATGCAACGCTACCCATAGAAGACGAATGCAAAAACATATATAAACGCTACGGTCACGAGCAAGCCCTATTGTTCGCACAAAAAAATTATACACTTCGCCGAAGTGGCAATACGCTAGCTGGACGCAACTTCATACAGCAACAAAACCCTAACGCCTTACCCGATGGATTTGATACAAGGAAAAAAAATATTATTTTTTATAATTCGTCTTTTTTTGAGTTTGCGGCACTGCCAGGCTTTGCCTCTATCTCAAAGATTTATCCATCTGAAGACGTGGCCTTATCGCAGGTTGCCCAAGACTGTGCAGACGATCCACAAATACACATTTATTGCCGGATGCACCCAAATCTCTCAGGGAAAAATACAGAACAAATTTCTAAATTGCGCTCAATAACAAATAAATTTCCTAACCTAACCATCATTCCACCTGAAAGTTCTGTTGATTCCTATGCCCTCATGGAACAAGCGAAAATAATTGTTACGTTCCACTCCACAATGGGAGCTGAAGCGTCTTTTTGGGGGAAACCTGTCATTATTATTGGCCTTGCTGCCTATAGACACTTAGAGGGTTTTTATAGGCCGAGTTCCCATGCGGAACTAATAAAATTACTTCATAGCGATCTCTCCCCATTACCGCCTATCGGGGCTATCAAGTATGGCCTTTGGATGCAGCAGGGTGGCATATCATACAAATACTACACACCGACTACGAGATATAGCGGGAAGTTTAAAGGCGTCGACATAGATATTCTTGCTAAGAAATATTTATTTATAAATAAATTGTATAAACTTTTCATCGATATATTCGGAATTAATGGGCATCAAGCTGCAACGATTGCCCGTCTAAAACTCAAGAAAAACATTTCATTAACACAATGTCGCTCATTATTACACAAACTACTTGCAAAATAA
- a CDS encoding IS3 family transposase translates to MRYIQAQHGLSERRACRVIQLNRCSARRPPPEDRDLLLRTRLRELAEERRRFGSPRLHELLRREGLVRNHKRTERIYQEEGLSLRTRKRAKRPSHTRVEQVGPTSPNELWAMDFVSDALMDGRRWASNDS, encoded by the coding sequence GTGCGCTATATCCAGGCGCAACACGGCCTCTCAGAGCGGCGGGCCTGCCGAGTGATCCAGTTGAACCGCTGTTCCGCCAGGCGGCCGCCACCCGAGGATCGTGATCTGCTTTTGCGTACCCGCTTGCGGGAGCTGGCGGAAGAGCGGCGGCGCTTCGGTTCCCCTCGCCTGCATGAATTGCTGCGGCGTGAGGGCCTGGTGCGGAACCATAAGCGGACAGAAAGAATCTACCAGGAGGAGGGGCTTTCTCTGCGGACACGAAAACGAGCGAAGCGCCCAAGTCATACCCGTGTCGAGCAGGTGGGCCCTACAAGTCCGAATGAGCTGTGGGCGATGGATTTTGTAAGCGATGCTCTTATGGATGGACGCCGCTGGGCAAGCAATGATTCTTAA
- a CDS encoding transposase, with protein sequence MLWISAGKNGISDATFYKWRSKFGGMQVSDAKRLRQLEDENARQKRLVGEQALDIVVLKDVLSKNF encoded by the coding sequence GTGTTGTGGATCTCTGCCGGCAAAAACGGCATCTCTGATGCGACGTTCTATAAATGGCGCAGCAAATTCGGCGGGATGCAAGTCTCTGATGCCAAACGGTTACGACAATTAGAAGACGAAAACGCCAGGCAGAAAAGGCTTGTGGGCGAACAGGCTCTGGATATTGTCGTCCTGAAGGACGTGCTCTCAAAAAACTTCTGA
- a CDS encoding transposase encodes MKRSRFTEEQIIGILRQAEAGVRVVDLCRQKRHL; translated from the coding sequence ATGAAACGCAGCAGATTTACCGAAGAACAGATTATTGGGATATTGCGGCAGGCCGAGGCAGGGGTGCGTGTTGTGGATCTCTGCCGGCAAAAACGGCATCTCTGA